One window of the Allosaccharopolyspora coralli genome contains the following:
- a CDS encoding Rv2175c family DNA-binding protein, producing the protein MSAIPNAPDVLEPDVEVIPLPDVAERLGLPVTRVHQLIRDGHLMALRRDKILSVPDVFLAGDAVVKGLGGTITLLRDNGFSEDEILRWLFTTDDSLPGTPIDALRGDRGREVKRRAQAMGF; encoded by the coding sequence ACGCCCCGGATGTGCTCGAGCCCGACGTAGAGGTGATCCCGCTGCCCGATGTCGCGGAGCGACTCGGGTTGCCGGTGACCCGGGTCCATCAGCTCATCCGCGACGGCCACCTCATGGCTCTGCGCAGGGACAAGATCCTCAGCGTCCCGGATGTCTTTCTCGCAGGCGACGCCGTGGTCAAAGGCCTCGGCGGCACGATCACGCTGCTGCGCGACAACGGTTTCAGCGAGGACGAGATCCTGCGGTGGCTGTTCACCACCGACGACTCGCTGCCCGGGACCCCGATCGACGCGTTGCGTGGCGATCGGGGGCGGGAGGTCAAACGCCGCGCGCAGGCCATG